In Peribacillus simplex, the following are encoded in one genomic region:
- a CDS encoding LytR/AlgR family response regulator transcription factor, with protein sequence MTHILIVEDDENIQQFLKRALFELDADLHLSFSVSAADALVMVQRQRYDVFIVDIQLVDYKGTDLVKQLRSIQTYKYTPIIFETAVVTEELRAYRELKCYHYLMKPYTKEEVQNIVAEVLEYLHQAKTDEQTVRIEQKGFIFEYRLQDILYIESFGKKMVIHLLTEQGGHRQEKIAGYSLKAMMGLLHEGPFVQCHKSYILNKSYIETIQKADNLVKLRHCLVPLPIGLKYRDQVI encoded by the coding sequence ATGACGCATATTTTAATAGTAGAAGATGATGAAAACATTCAACAGTTTTTGAAGCGTGCATTATTTGAATTAGATGCAGATTTACACCTTTCTTTTTCAGTCAGTGCTGCAGATGCCTTAGTTATGGTACAAAGGCAACGGTATGATGTATTTATCGTCGATATTCAATTAGTCGATTATAAAGGTACAGATTTGGTTAAACAGCTACGCTCTATACAAACATATAAATATACGCCAATCATTTTTGAAACAGCTGTTGTGACAGAAGAACTACGGGCGTATCGAGAATTAAAATGTTATCACTACCTAATGAAACCATACACAAAAGAGGAAGTGCAGAATATTGTTGCAGAGGTACTCGAATACTTGCACCAAGCAAAAACAGATGAACAAACAGTCAGGATTGAACAAAAAGGGTTTATTTTCGAATACCGATTGCAAGATATATTATATATTGAATCATTCGGCAAAAAAATGGTTATTCATCTCTTGACGGAACAAGGGGGACACCGACAAGAAAAAATTGCAGGGTATTCTTTAAAAGCGATGATGGGATTATTACACGAAGGGCCATTTGTGCAATGCCATAAAAGCTATATACTCAATAAATCGTATATTGAAACGATTCAAAAAGCAGACAATCTTGTCAAGCTTCGCCATTGTTTAGTCCCATTACCAATTGGACTTAAATATCGCGATCAAGTAATATAG
- a CDS encoding tyrosine-type recombinase/integrase, translated as MTSKEENLDNKQILHSFAEWLMGQNKSVGTIKTYVGVISQFLQWFKEEAEEIEKSHVQTYLDYMEQSNKSGGTIEKHYSAITMFSRFLDKPEIVLNIDRKAKEKKEDPPKALNMFEQAALLKEIDASGHFRNIAIVYTMIHTGIRVSELCDLNHSDIQKEGERQYILIRDSKGDIDRKIPLSMTASEKIKAYKEFLNMETEAIFISSVNQRITPRSVQYMLTKYNATPHKLRNTFCQKLIDKGIDLQTVSKLMGHKDLNMTKRYIGEGKEELKLAIENTFENL; from the coding sequence ATGACCAGTAAAGAAGAAAACCTGGACAATAAACAAATTCTTCATTCTTTTGCCGAATGGTTAATGGGTCAAAATAAATCCGTTGGTACGATTAAAACCTATGTTGGAGTCATCTCCCAGTTTCTTCAATGGTTTAAAGAAGAAGCGGAAGAGATTGAAAAATCCCACGTGCAAACCTATTTAGACTATATGGAACAGTCAAACAAGAGTGGAGGAACGATTGAAAAACATTATTCAGCCATTACCATGTTTTCCAGGTTCCTTGATAAACCCGAGATCGTCCTCAACATCGATCGTAAAGCAAAGGAAAAGAAAGAAGATCCGCCAAAAGCTCTGAACATGTTTGAGCAAGCTGCTCTCCTAAAAGAAATCGATGCTTCTGGGCATTTCAGGAATATTGCTATTGTCTACACAATGATTCATACGGGTATCCGGGTGTCCGAACTTTGTGATTTGAACCATAGCGACATTCAAAAAGAGGGAGAAAGGCAATATATCCTCATCCGGGATTCAAAAGGTGATATAGACAGGAAGATTCCACTCTCCATGACTGCTAGTGAAAAGATCAAGGCATACAAGGAATTTTTAAATATGGAAACGGAAGCCATCTTCATATCCAGTGTGAATCAGCGCATCACGCCAAGGTCCGTGCAATATATGCTGACTAAATATAATGCGACTCCCCATAAGCTACGGAATACGTTTTGCCAAAAATTAATCGATAAGGGGATAGACCTTCAAACCGTTTCAAAATTAATGGGGCATAAAGATTTGAACATGACCAAACGTTATATAGGAGAAGGAAAAGAAGAATTGAAATTAGCCATAGAAAATACTTTTGAAAATTTATAA
- a CDS encoding tyrosine-type recombinase/integrase has protein sequence MILTDVWGLYKADKQIQGYSPQTLKAYYVQFNLLVNSFGNISIQELSTNSLKVYLGKAAEKLKPSSLGHRIRFIKSLFRWAQDENLINGNPASKIKEPKLELRVPKYLSEEEIEHLREACHTTFENALFEFMYSTGCRIGEAITLDRASINFSNQSAIVLGKGHKEREVYFNTRCEIWLKRYLNERNDHEEALFVTTRAPHRMSISQARNIIKLVAKRTDIKKSIHPHQLRHSYATNLLNNGAPLEVIQNLMGHEKSETTKIYAYLSGAMRRDLYRKYF, from the coding sequence ATGATCTTAACTGATGTATGGGGTTTATATAAGGCAGATAAGCAAATCCAAGGTTATTCTCCACAAACATTAAAGGCCTATTACGTCCAATTTAACTTGTTGGTGAATAGTTTTGGAAATATATCCATTCAAGAACTTTCAACTAATTCTCTTAAAGTTTATCTGGGAAAAGCAGCTGAAAAGCTTAAACCATCCAGTCTGGGTCACAGAATTCGATTTATTAAATCTTTATTTAGATGGGCTCAGGATGAAAATTTAATTAATGGAAATCCTGCTTCCAAAATCAAGGAACCAAAATTAGAATTAAGGGTTCCAAAATACTTGTCTGAAGAGGAAATTGAACACTTGCGGGAAGCTTGTCATACAACATTCGAGAATGCTTTATTTGAGTTTATGTATTCAACAGGATGCAGAATTGGTGAAGCAATAACTCTAGATAGGGCCTCAATCAATTTCTCTAATCAATCAGCAATCGTACTAGGTAAAGGACATAAAGAACGAGAAGTATATTTCAATACTCGTTGTGAAATATGGTTGAAGCGATATTTAAATGAGCGAAATGATCATGAGGAAGCACTATTTGTGACAACACGTGCACCCCATCGAATGAGTATATCTCAAGCGAGAAACATTATAAAACTGGTAGCAAAAAGAACGGACATTAAAAAGAGCATTCATCCCCACCAGCTTAGACATAGTTACGCCACAAATTTATTGAATAATGGAGCGCCTTTAGAAGTGATTCAAAATTTAATGGGTCATGAAAAAAGTGAAACCACAAAAATTTATGCATATCTAAGTGGTGCAATGCGGAGAGACTTGTATAGAAAGTATTTTTAA
- a CDS encoding alpha/beta-type small acid-soluble spore protein, whose product MARNNNSNQLVVNGAEQALEQMKYEIASEFGVTLGADTTSRANGSVGGEITKRLVQMAEQQLGGRTR is encoded by the coding sequence ATGGCTAGAAATAACAACAGTAATCAATTAGTAGTTAATGGTGCAGAGCAAGCTCTAGAACAAATGAAATACGAAATCGCTAGTGAATTCGGTGTTACACTTGGGGCTGATACAACATCCCGTGCAAACGGATCTGTTGGTGGAGAAATTACAAAACGTTTAGTGCAAATGGCTGAACAACAATTAGGCGGAAGAACTCGGTAA